A DNA window from Ancylothrix sp. D3o contains the following coding sequences:
- a CDS encoding pentapeptide repeat-containing protein encodes MNIEAIKNGTQKNLPGINLEDEDLSHANLTGINLVGANLTGINLSRSNLERSRLDGANLLGANCVEADLRANLLGANLMQADLTGADLRGANLRGASLMAAKLTEASFAGAFLSGANLMNVNLQGVDLRGADLRGANLTGANLSGADLSRADLQGALLNDANLEEADLRSANLAGANLTGANLLCADLDGANLEGVSMVGACLVGTILTADKGK; translated from the coding sequence ATGAACATCGAAGCCATCAAAAACGGAACCCAAAAAAACCTTCCCGGAATCAACCTAGAAGACGAAGACTTGTCCCACGCAAATCTCACAGGAATTAACCTTGTCGGTGCCAACCTCACCGGCATCAACTTAAGCCGGTCTAACCTTGAAAGATCACGTTTAGATGGGGCAAACTTGCTGGGTGCAAACTGCGTAGAAGCCGACTTGCGGGCAAACTTATTAGGTGCAAATTTAATGCAGGCTGACCTCACCGGCGCTGACTTACGAGGGGCCAACCTACGCGGCGCAAGCCTAATGGCAGCAAAGCTTACAGAAGCTTCTTTTGCCGGGGCTTTTTTAAGTGGAGCAAATTTAATGAATGTTAATTTGCAAGGCGTAGACTTGCGGGGGGCCGATTTGCGAGGGGCTAATTTAACGGGGGCAAATTTGAGTGGTGCAGATTTAAGTCGTGCAGATTTACAAGGTGCTTTATTAAATGATGCCAATTTGGAAGAGGCGGATTTACGTTCTGCTAATTTGGCCGGTGCAAATTTGACCGGCGCCAATTTACTTTGTGCAGACTTGGATGGGGCGAATTTGGAGGGGGTAAGTATGGTAGGTGCTTGTTTGGTAGGGACTATTTTAACCGCAGACAAAGGCAAATAA
- a CDS encoding exonuclease SbcCD subunit D, with protein sequence MRIIHTADWHLGRRLRGIDRTPEIAAALQQLLKQAIAENVDAVLIAGDIFDVANPPAYAEKHAYQFFCGLQEAGIPAVAIAGNHDSHARIDSLAQLLSLAGVRALGKPRCSADGGTITLNTKSGKLCVGAMPFASEQRLLDADALWHQDETERRSNYREVVGFLFEDLSREFRDNTVNILMAHCSLDGARAAKSEVSYYTRDKYLVDKESFPQSAQYIALGHIHIHQQIGKKYPAYYSGSLIQLDFGEAEQQKGYCLITAEPGEKAKVEFKPLMAQKPLKVIRCKKANLEETLEANQYHAGFLKVIVEMESPEMGLADKVREICPQTLVVEPYYPEMQLPETPTPATINPDNFEPLEEFKNYYKNRLNTTPPPAVLTEFQNLYNQQKETSFT encoded by the coding sequence ATGCGAATTATACACACAGCGGACTGGCATTTAGGGCGACGTTTGCGGGGGATAGATCGCACCCCAGAAATAGCGGCGGCGCTGCAACAACTGTTAAAACAAGCGATAGCAGAAAATGTGGATGCGGTATTAATTGCCGGCGATATTTTTGATGTGGCTAACCCGCCAGCGTATGCAGAAAAACACGCCTATCAATTTTTTTGTGGGTTACAAGAAGCCGGTATTCCTGCTGTCGCCATTGCCGGCAACCATGACAGCCATGCGAGAATAGATAGCCTCGCTCAATTGCTATCCCTCGCGGGGGTGCGGGCGCTAGGAAAACCCCGTTGCTCTGCGGATGGGGGCACAATTACTCTCAATACAAAAAGCGGAAAACTTTGCGTAGGGGCGATGCCGTTTGCTTCAGAACAAAGGCTTTTAGATGCAGATGCTTTGTGGCATCAAGATGAAACAGAAAGACGCTCAAATTATCGGGAAGTAGTGGGATTTTTGTTTGAAGATTTAAGCAGAGAATTTAGAGACAATACAGTTAATATTTTGATGGCACACTGTAGCCTAGATGGAGCCAGAGCCGCCAAATCAGAAGTAAGTTATTATACGCGAGATAAGTATTTAGTAGACAAAGAAAGTTTCCCCCAATCTGCTCAGTATATCGCCTTGGGGCATATTCACATTCATCAGCAAATCGGAAAAAAATATCCGGCTTATTATTCGGGTTCATTAATTCAATTAGATTTTGGGGAAGCGGAACAACAAAAGGGCTATTGTTTGATAACAGCAGAACCCGGAGAAAAGGCAAAAGTTGAGTTTAAACCTTTGATGGCTCAGAAACCTTTAAAAGTAATAAGGTGCAAAAAAGCCAACTTAGAAGAAACCCTAGAAGCCAATCAATATCATGCCGGCTTTTTAAAGGTTATTGTGGAAATGGAAAGCCCCGAAATGGGATTAGCAGATAAAGTTAGAGAAATTTGCCCGCAAACGCTGGTAGTTGAGCCATATTACCCCGAAATGCAACTACCAGAAACACCGACACCGGCAACAATAAACCCCGATAACTTTGAACCCCTAGAAGAATTTAAAAACTACTACAAAAACCGCCTAAACACAACCCCACCGCCAGCAGTATTAACAGAATTCCAAAACCTCTATAACCAACAAAAAGAAACATCTTTTACATAA
- a CDS encoding acetoacetate decarboxylase family protein, protein MVYPNAPWTLKGYAVQTVQMVDVAKVRSLIPAELEIVSVWPGKTLGGVYVASYGAGSVLQYNELIVVSGLVSYAGHWGAWISHIYVDNADSMAGGREIWGLPKQLAEFSWNENSVSVQKGDKQLCSLVWKKSFLPVPAGIQLPFSGPVISCWDSNFLMFKGDFGSRLGLVDAQVEIPAESEFFGLGLNQPTLTVYCDELRLVAGVPEMIGEKKVAYSY, encoded by the coding sequence ATGGTTTATCCTAATGCTCCTTGGACGCTTAAAGGTTATGCGGTTCAAACTGTGCAAATGGTTGATGTTGCTAAAGTCCGCTCTTTAATTCCTGCTGAGTTAGAGATAGTTTCGGTTTGGCCGGGTAAGACTTTAGGCGGGGTTTATGTGGCTTCTTATGGGGCCGGTTCTGTCTTGCAATATAATGAGTTAATTGTGGTTTCTGGTTTGGTGAGTTATGCCGGTCATTGGGGGGCTTGGATTTCTCATATTTATGTAGATAATGCGGATTCTATGGCGGGGGGTCGTGAAATTTGGGGTTTACCAAAACAGTTGGCTGAGTTTAGTTGGAATGAGAATTCTGTGAGTGTTCAAAAAGGCGATAAGCAGCTTTGTTCGTTGGTTTGGAAAAAGTCGTTTTTGCCGGTGCCGGCGGGGATACAGTTGCCTTTTAGTGGGCCGGTTATTTCTTGTTGGGATAGTAATTTTTTGATGTTTAAAGGTGATTTTGGTAGCCGTTTGGGGTTGGTTGATGCTCAGGTGGAAATTCCAGCGGAAAGTGAGTTTTTTGGCTTGGGTTTAAATCAGCCTACTTTGACGGTTTATTGTGATGAGTTACGGTTGGTTGCTGGGGTTCCAGAGATGATTGGGGAAAAGAAAGTTGCATATAGTTATTAA
- a CDS encoding orange carotenoid protein N-terminal domain-containing protein codes for MTVTPTPTGAYDRGKQALNNLNIDDQLGLLWFVYTKLGKSITPAAPGASGSEIAQGLFNQVKDLSHEKQLQAMRDIAGKKSTELSRMYGSMSPETKLAFWYFLAQGMENGTIIPMPEDYKLPEQGQTLLGQIESMDFQQQIDFLRGCVLPMGAEAASGSSI; via the coding sequence ATGACAGTTACACCAACCCCCACCGGCGCTTATGATCGCGGCAAACAAGCTTTAAACAACTTAAATATAGACGATCAGCTTGGTTTGTTGTGGTTTGTTTACACAAAATTAGGTAAATCAATCACACCGGCAGCCCCAGGCGCTTCTGGTTCCGAAATTGCTCAAGGCTTGTTTAATCAAGTAAAAGACTTGTCTCACGAAAAACAACTGCAAGCCATGCGTGATATTGCCGGAAAAAAAAGCACAGAATTGAGCCGAATGTATGGTTCAATGAGCCCTGAAACCAAACTTGCATTCTGGTATTTTCTCGCTCAAGGCATGGAAAATGGCACAATTATTCCCATGCCCGAAGATTACAAATTGCCCGAACAAGGACAAACGTTATTAGGGCAAATTGAATCAATGGATTTTCAACAACAAATCGATTTTTTGCGCGGTTGTGTATTACCAATGGGAGCAGAAGCGGCATCCGGTTCTAGCATTTAA
- the dnaK gene encoding molecular chaperone DnaK: protein MGKVVGIDLGTTNSCVAVMEGGKPTVIANAEGFRTTPSVVAFTKTGDRLVGQIAKRQAVMNPENTFYSVKRFIGRRFDEVTHESTEVSYRVVREGNGNVKIDCPIAGKQFAPEEISAQVLRKLVDDASKYLGEKVTQAVITVPAYFNDSQRQATKDAGKIAGLEVLRIINEPTAASLAYGLDKKSNETILVFDLGGGTFDVSILEVGDGVFEVLATSGDTHLGGDDFDKKIVDFLAAQFQKDEGIDLRKDRQALQRLTEAAEKAKIELSSVTQAEINLPFITATQDGPKHLDTTLTRAKFEELCSDLIDRCRVPVEAAIRDSKLDKSAIDEVVMVGGSTRIPAVLELVKRVLGKDPNQTVNPDEVVAVGAAIQAGVLAGEVKDILLLDVTPLSLGVETLGGVMTKIIPRNTTIPTKKSEVFSTAVDGQTNVEIHVLQGEREMSSDNKSLGQFRLDGIPPAPRGVPQIEVTFDIDANGILNVMAKDKGTGKEQSISITGASTLDKSEVEKMVKEAEKNANADKERRERIDLKNQADSLSYQAEKQMKDLEDKVSPTDKAKVEGLVKDLREAISKDDFDRIKSQMTELQQTLYTIGSNIYQQAGGGTPGAGGPTDGPPNGGTGGGTSSGGDDVIDAEFTQS, encoded by the coding sequence ATGGGAAAAGTTGTTGGAATTGATTTAGGAACGACTAACTCTTGCGTCGCCGTTATGGAAGGTGGTAAACCCACCGTTATTGCTAACGCTGAAGGTTTCCGCACCACGCCTTCTGTTGTTGCTTTTACGAAAACAGGCGACCGTTTAGTAGGCCAAATTGCTAAACGTCAAGCAGTAATGAACCCCGAAAACACTTTCTATTCAGTGAAGCGTTTTATCGGGCGCCGGTTTGATGAAGTTACCCACGAATCTACAGAAGTTTCTTATAGAGTTGTTCGGGAAGGAAACGGCAATGTGAAAATTGATTGCCCGATTGCCGGCAAACAATTTGCCCCCGAAGAAATTTCCGCCCAAGTGCTTCGCAAATTGGTAGATGATGCGAGTAAATATTTAGGCGAAAAAGTAACGCAAGCTGTGATTACAGTTCCGGCTTACTTTAATGACTCTCAGCGTCAAGCAACCAAAGACGCGGGTAAAATTGCCGGTCTTGAAGTGCTGCGGATTATTAACGAACCGACCGCCGCTTCTCTGGCTTATGGTTTAGATAAAAAGAGCAACGAAACGATCCTGGTTTTTGACTTGGGTGGTGGTACGTTTGACGTTTCGATCCTTGAAGTTGGCGACGGCGTTTTTGAAGTGCTGGCAACTTCTGGCGATACTCACCTGGGTGGGGATGATTTCGATAAGAAAATTGTGGATTTCTTGGCTGCTCAATTCCAAAAAGATGAGGGAATTGATTTGCGGAAAGACCGTCAAGCTTTGCAGCGTTTAACGGAAGCCGCAGAAAAGGCAAAAATTGAGTTGTCTAGCGTGACTCAAGCAGAAATTAACTTGCCTTTCATCACTGCAACTCAAGACGGCCCGAAACATTTGGATACGACTTTAACACGGGCGAAATTTGAGGAATTGTGCTCGGATTTGATCGACCGTTGCCGTGTGCCGGTGGAAGCTGCGATCCGCGATTCTAAACTCGATAAAAGCGCCATTGATGAAGTGGTGATGGTGGGTGGTTCGACTCGAATTCCTGCGGTTTTGGAATTGGTTAAACGGGTTTTGGGCAAAGATCCTAACCAAACGGTTAACCCTGATGAAGTGGTGGCTGTTGGTGCTGCTATTCAAGCGGGTGTGCTGGCCGGTGAAGTTAAGGATATTCTGCTTTTAGACGTTACTCCGCTTTCTCTGGGTGTGGAAACTTTGGGCGGTGTGATGACGAAGATTATTCCTCGTAACACCACAATTCCTACTAAGAAATCGGAAGTGTTTTCGACGGCGGTTGATGGTCAAACTAATGTGGAAATTCACGTTCTCCAAGGTGAACGGGAAATGTCTTCGGACAACAAGAGTTTGGGTCAATTCCGTTTAGATGGTATTCCACCGGCCCCTCGTGGTGTTCCTCAAATTGAGGTGACGTTTGATATCGACGCCAACGGTATTTTAAACGTGATGGCCAAAGATAAGGGTACTGGTAAAGAGCAATCTATCAGCATCACCGGCGCTTCTACGCTTGATAAGAGTGAAGTTGAGAAGATGGTGAAGGAAGCTGAAAAGAATGCTAATGCTGATAAGGAACGCCGCGAAAGAATCGATCTGAAAAACCAAGCAGACTCGCTTTCTTATCAAGCTGAGAAGCAAATGAAGGATCTGGAAGATAAGGTTTCTCCCACTGATAAAGCGAAGGTTGAAGGTTTGGTGAAAGATTTGCGCGAAGCCATCAGTAAGGATGATTTTGATCGCATTAAGTCGCAGATGACTGAGTTGCAACAAACGCTTTATACGATTGGTAGCAATATCTATCAGCAGGCCGGTGGTGGCACTCCGGGTGCCGGTGGCCCGACTGATGGCCCTCCTAATGGTGGTACCGGTGGTGGTACTAGCTCTGGCGGTGATGATGTGATTGATGCTGAATTCACGCAAAGTTAA
- a CDS encoding Hsp20/alpha crystallin family protein, whose protein sequence is MYPIYLQPWRELDHLRTQLDKMFDQVPQSRNCAVKTQQNRPTRTPAIELQNTEEALILRVEVPGMEAKDLDIQVSRQAVQIIGTYTQPATAVCTEFRYGEIRRVIELPLPVEQDQVKADLKNGILTLSLPKVSAVRPSVVKINLAEVAQTQTEGKTENHTTPAENSATDSEIAGDLWENTSAG, encoded by the coding sequence ATGTACCCTATTTACTTACAACCCTGGCGCGAACTTGATCACCTCCGCACTCAATTAGATAAAATGTTTGATCAAGTTCCTCAAAGCAGAAATTGCGCGGTGAAAACGCAACAAAATCGGCCCACCCGCACGCCGGCAATTGAATTGCAAAACACCGAAGAAGCCTTGATTTTGCGAGTAGAAGTACCGGGGATGGAAGCCAAAGATTTAGACATCCAAGTGAGCCGACAAGCCGTGCAAATCATCGGTACCTACACTCAACCGGCCACTGCTGTCTGCACTGAATTTCGCTATGGAGAAATTCGGCGAGTGATTGAACTACCTTTGCCGGTGGAGCAAGATCAAGTAAAAGCCGACCTCAAAAACGGTATCCTCACCCTCAGCTTGCCAAAAGTCTCAGCAGTGCGTCCCAGCGTTGTCAAAATTAACCTCGCAGAAGTCGCACAAACGCAAACCGAGGGGAAAACGGAAAACCACACCACCCCCGCAGAAAACAGCGCCACAGACAGCGAAATAGCCGGGGATTTGTGGGAAAACACATCGGCTGGCTAA
- a CDS encoding bifunctional serine/threonine-protein kinase/formylglycine-generating enzyme family protein, whose protein sequence is MIPAGTLLRNRYQIIKLLGYGGFGDTYLAQDKDLPGHPFCVVKHLKPKDPNPAVLPIARRLFESEAQVLYKLGQKSERIPTLSAHFEEKGEFYFVQDFIDGEDLTKELIPGRRLSEQQVRDILQGILEALEIAHQNNVIHRDIKPANLMRRKDDGQIVLIDFGAVKEIGTLIINSQGQTTVSVVVGTHGYIPSEQARGKPKLCSDIYAVGMIGIQGLTGISPDQLPENPNNGEVIWRNNAQVSSEFAAVLDKMVRDHFSQRYQNATDALQALNSLGLKIPPTVPVIPQQNTVTRRNWLQLAAFGGVGFVVAVISKDFWNKQPENVVLAKETPLREPIYTPTLEPKSTPTPTETPTTPSNENPKLFYFDFTTVTVNSWGEIMNRRQAQTQFFKDNLGNGVGLEMVAIQGGTFMMGSPETEAIRESDESPQHQVTVKPFYLGKYPVTQAQWQAVMGNNPSNFIGNNRPVETVSWDDAVQFCQKLSQLTGRNYRLPSEAEWEYACRAGTSTPFYFGETITPDLVNYDGNYPYAWAPKGKYREQTTDVGSFPPNAFGLYDMHGNVWEWCLDVWHQNYNGAPKDGSAWEAGGNSQYRLRRGGSWDRNARSCRCANRVRHQPGDRWSSSGFRVAVSPGFSP, encoded by the coding sequence ATGATACCCGCCGGCACCCTATTAAGGAACCGTTACCAAATCATAAAACTCCTGGGATATGGAGGTTTTGGGGACACCTACCTAGCCCAAGATAAAGATTTACCCGGACATCCTTTTTGTGTCGTCAAACACTTAAAACCAAAAGATCCCAATCCCGCAGTTTTGCCAATTGCCAGACGGTTATTTGAAAGCGAAGCACAAGTCTTATATAAACTTGGTCAAAAAAGTGAGCGCATCCCTACACTTTCCGCGCACTTTGAAGAAAAAGGCGAGTTTTATTTTGTCCAAGACTTCATTGATGGAGAAGATTTAACCAAAGAACTCATTCCTGGGAGAAGATTAAGTGAGCAACAAGTCAGAGACATTTTGCAAGGTATTTTAGAAGCTTTAGAAATTGCTCATCAGAATAACGTCATCCATCGGGATATAAAACCGGCCAACTTAATGCGCCGCAAAGATGATGGTCAAATAGTCTTGATAGACTTTGGTGCTGTTAAAGAAATTGGCACTTTAATAATCAATTCTCAAGGACAAACTACTGTATCAGTTGTTGTTGGCACTCACGGTTATATTCCTAGTGAACAGGCAAGAGGTAAACCAAAATTGTGCAGCGATATTTATGCTGTGGGGATGATTGGTATTCAAGGCTTAACAGGAATTTCGCCGGATCAATTGCCAGAAAATCCGAACAATGGCGAGGTTATTTGGCGAAATAACGCACAGGTTAGTTCGGAGTTTGCTGCTGTTTTAGATAAGATGGTACGCGACCATTTTAGCCAACGCTATCAAAATGCTACTGACGCTTTACAAGCATTAAATTCTTTAGGGTTAAAAATTCCCCCGACTGTACCAGTTATACCACAACAAAATACTGTGACGCGGCGGAATTGGTTACAGCTTGCAGCCTTTGGCGGAGTGGGGTTTGTGGTGGCGGTGATCAGTAAAGATTTTTGGAATAAACAACCGGAAAACGTAGTATTAGCAAAAGAAACGCCTTTACGAGAACCGATTTATACCCCAACCCTTGAACCAAAATCTACACCAACACCGACTGAAACTCCAACCACACCATCAAACGAAAATCCAAAGCTTTTTTATTTTGATTTTACCACTGTTACGGTGAATTCATGGGGGGAAATTATGAATCGCCGGCAGGCACAAACCCAATTTTTTAAAGATAATCTCGGCAATGGAGTAGGTTTGGAAATGGTGGCGATACAAGGTGGAACTTTTATGATGGGTTCCCCAGAAACGGAAGCAATACGAGAGAGTGATGAAAGTCCGCAGCATCAGGTAACAGTTAAGCCTTTTTATCTGGGAAAATATCCCGTAACCCAGGCGCAATGGCAAGCGGTGATGGGGAATAATCCCTCGAATTTTATAGGCAATAATAGGCCGGTGGAAACTGTATCTTGGGATGATGCGGTGCAGTTTTGTCAAAAACTTTCGCAACTAACAGGACGTAATTATCGCTTACCAAGTGAGGCAGAATGGGAATACGCTTGTCGTGCCGGCACATCCACACCTTTTTATTTTGGGGAAACAATAACCCCAGATTTAGTTAATTATGATGGCAATTATCCTTACGCTTGGGCACCAAAAGGAAAATATCGTGAACAAACAACAGATGTAGGAAGTTTTCCACCAAATGCTTTTGGTTTGTATGATATGCACGGCAATGTTTGGGAATGGTGCCTGGATGTTTGGCATCAAAACTACAATGGTGCGCCAAAAGATGGCAGCGCGTGGGAAGCTGGAGGTAATTCTCAATACCGGTTGCGGCGTGGAGGTTCTTGGGACCGCAATGCCAGGAGTTGCCGTTGCGCTAATCGTGTCAGGCATCAGCCTGGTGACAGGTGGTCGAGCAGCGGTTTTCGTGTAGCTGTTTCCCCTGGTTTTAGCCCTTAG
- a CDS encoding CPBP family intramembrane glutamic endopeptidase, with protein sequence MKLEIAKFAKYPAPARLLIFLLILVGLWAPFAIPIYAFVKDANLVSIITMVILYTEFIVLARWWGKNVYQQPQILRDYGLQFNRRNGRDLLNGLALGVISLFALFITQGLLGWVIWQKPASSLTFTILEGLIMSLAVGFAEELLFRGWLLDELQRNYSLQISLLVNGLIFAISHYIRPLDVILATWPQIIGLFLLGLTCVWGKLSHQGRLGFPMGFHGGLVWGYYIVRVGNLTKYSGKVPEIITGVNQNPLAGILGLLFLGTIALWISQQTKTKTPETNQ encoded by the coding sequence TTGAAACTCGAAATTGCTAAATTCGCCAAATACCCAGCACCGGCACGCCTGCTGATATTTTTGTTAATTTTAGTAGGTTTATGGGCACCGTTTGCTATCCCCATTTACGCTTTTGTAAAAGATGCAAACCTAGTCAGCATCATTACAATGGTAATTTTATACACAGAATTTATTGTGCTTGCGAGATGGTGGGGAAAAAACGTTTACCAGCAACCGCAAATTTTGCGAGATTACGGCTTACAATTCAACCGCAGAAATGGCAGAGATTTACTTAACGGTTTAGCGCTTGGTGTTATCAGTTTATTTGCCTTATTTATCACTCAAGGATTGCTTGGCTGGGTAATTTGGCAAAAACCGGCCTCCAGCCTCACCTTCACCATCTTAGAAGGCTTAATAATGTCGCTGGCGGTAGGTTTTGCGGAAGAATTACTTTTTCGTGGTTGGTTACTTGATGAACTTCAACGAAACTACAGCTTACAAATTTCCCTATTAGTAAATGGCTTAATTTTTGCCATATCCCATTATATCAGGCCGCTAGATGTAATTCTTGCAACGTGGCCACAAATTATCGGTTTATTCCTATTAGGATTAACCTGTGTTTGGGGAAAACTCTCTCACCAAGGACGTTTGGGTTTTCCGATGGGATTTCATGGAGGTTTAGTTTGGGGATATTACATTGTTAGAGTAGGAAACCTAACCAAATATTCCGGCAAAGTCCCCGAAATAATCACCGGCGTAAATCAAAACCCCCTAGCCGGCATTTTAGGACTATTATTCTTAGGAACAATCGCCCTTTGGATAAGCCAACAAACCAAAACAAAAACCCCAGAAACCAACCAATAA
- the clpS gene encoding ATP-dependent Clp protease adapter ClpS produces the protein MSVETIAKSSTVRKLAPRYRVLLHNDDFNSMEHVVQTLMQTVPSLTQPQAVSIMMEAHTNGLALVITCALEHAEFYCETLKNHGLTSTIEPDE, from the coding sequence GTGTCAGTCGAGACTATTGCGAAAAGTTCAACGGTTCGCAAACTCGCACCACGTTATCGAGTTCTGCTCCACAACGACGATTTCAACTCGATGGAGCACGTTGTGCAAACTTTAATGCAAACCGTTCCCAGCCTAACTCAACCGCAGGCCGTCAGTATTATGATGGAAGCACACACCAACGGTCTCGCGTTGGTGATTACCTGCGCTTTAGAACACGCAGAATTTTACTGCGAAACCCTCAAAAATCACGGCTTAACAAGCACAATTGAGCCGGATGAATAA
- a CDS encoding DUF2281 domain-containing protein, with protein MKVKGIKQGKIIEMYEEINIADGSEIVIEIEGVYEKKRWPAKAGNAKGLIEISEDFDEPVEEFKD; from the coding sequence ATGAAAGTTAAAGGAATCAAACAAGGTAAAATCATTGAAATGTACGAAGAAATAAATATTGCGGATGGCTCAGAAATTGTGATTGAAATTGAGGGGGTTTATGAGAAGAAACGCTGGCCGGCAAAAGCAGGAAATGCCAAAGGATTAATCGAAATATCTGAGGATTTTGATGAGCCGGTAGAAGAGTTTAAGGACTAG
- a CDS encoding DICT sensory domain-containing protein: MLQGSIVQQLQAAHQNSTRPVRFGVYYKNTLVSLCHALEDCILASRTSPIVITAFQQGKWYLQEAERYGDLAKKSRQIVIMASPNSGWQEHPTSQLPNVDLVSLDKTDPVAEEWHLIILSPTYTAMVLCQELSEADYGITGIPKEDRDRKFYGLWTFEPALVKETIELAIDHIGKYNPELQQKLTQQLETLSQEFVEQKDDLSEIVARVIDYLQQGQHELETPTYTNHKALDRNLISNEIQAFLRMAQIMDLADATNPMAAAEVTAITETIGQLLDLPAWQMKRLRLASLLHRLDSAQRIDNIISENTNRYQEDGPCCPLVAGAQVLRRMPQLQAIAQIITHQTENWDGTGKPAGLSGEEIPLESRIIALAAEFQQKIVKYRNTGNPENAANYALQAVAECQTEKGEKWEPKLVDTLTLLVMGMQQGLTLPITQPKITAGMWLLDYHIDSETRTNKNLSQKP; the protein is encoded by the coding sequence ATGTTACAAGGCTCGATTGTCCAGCAGCTACAAGCCGCCCACCAGAACAGTACCCGGCCCGTCAGATTTGGGGTGTATTACAAAAATACCCTAGTTTCCCTCTGCCACGCCCTCGAAGACTGTATCCTCGCCTCCCGTACCTCCCCCATCGTCATCACCGCCTTTCAACAAGGTAAATGGTATTTGCAAGAAGCCGAACGCTACGGCGACTTAGCAAAAAAATCTCGCCAAATTGTGATTATGGCTTCCCCAAACTCTGGCTGGCAAGAACACCCAACCAGTCAATTACCAAATGTTGATTTAGTCAGCCTCGACAAAACCGATCCTGTCGCTGAAGAATGGCACTTAATAATATTATCGCCAACCTACACAGCAATGGTACTTTGTCAAGAGTTATCCGAAGCAGATTATGGAATTACCGGCATTCCCAAAGAAGACCGCGACCGCAAATTTTATGGCTTATGGACATTTGAACCGGCCCTCGTCAAAGAAACCATAGAATTAGCAATAGATCACATCGGAAAATACAACCCCGAACTACAACAAAAACTTACCCAACAATTAGAAACCCTAAGCCAAGAATTTGTCGAGCAAAAAGACGATTTAAGCGAAATTGTTGCCCGTGTTATTGATTACTTACAACAAGGACAGCATGAATTAGAAACTCCCACTTATACCAATCATAAAGCCTTAGATCGCAACTTAATATCAAACGAAATTCAAGCCTTTTTGCGAATGGCGCAGATCATGGATCTAGCAGACGCCACAAACCCAATGGCGGCGGCGGAAGTTACAGCCATCACCGAAACCATCGGTCAATTACTCGACTTGCCGGCATGGCAAATGAAACGCCTACGCCTTGCTTCCTTACTCCACCGGCTAGACTCAGCCCAACGCATAGATAACATAATATCCGAGAATACAAACCGCTATCAAGAAGACGGCCCCTGCTGCCCCTTAGTAGCCGGAGCACAAGTGCTACGCCGAATGCCGCAACTGCAAGCCATCGCCCAAATAATAACTCATCAAACGGAGAACTGGGATGGCACCGGCAAACCTGCCGGCCTCAGCGGTGAAGAAATTCCCCTCGAATCAAGAATTATCGCACTTGCCGCAGAATTCCAACAAAAAATAGTCAAATATCGAAACACCGGCAACCCCGAAAATGCAGCTAATTACGCACTACAAGCCGTAGCAGAATGCCAAACAGAAAAAGGCGAAAAATGGGAACCAAAATTAGTAGATACCCTAACCTTATTAGTAATGGGAATGCAGCAAGGATTAACCCTACCAATCACCCAACCAAAAATCACCGCCGGAATGTGGCTATTAGACTACCACATAGATAGCGAAACAAGAACAAACAAAAACCTTTCCCAAAAACCCTAA